One window of the Archangium primigenium genome contains the following:
- the ahcY gene encoding adenosylhomocysteinase: protein MRAAVDLNTFTDYKVADIKLSEWGRKEIAIAETEMPGLMAIRDEYARQQPLKGARIAGSLHMTIQTAVLIQTLEALGAEVRWASCNIFSTQDHAAAAIAAGGTPVFAFKGETLEQYWDYTHRIFEWADGGTPNMILDDGGDATLLLHLGANAEKDISVLAKPGSEEETILFTAIRKRLATQPGWYSKTLANIQGVTEETTTGVHRLYQMAKEGRLKFPAINVNDSVTKSKFDNIYGCRESLVDAIKRATDVMIAGKVAVVCGYGEVGKGSAQALRGLQAQVWVTEIDPICALQAAMEGYRVVTMEYAADKADIFVSATGNFQVITHEHMKRMKNNAIVCNIGHFDNEIDVASLKQYTWDNIKPQVDHIIFPDKKRIILLAEGRLVNLGCGTGHPSYVMSSSFANQVLAQIEIFTKPGHYKPGVYMLPRHLDEKVARLQLTKLGAELTELSAEQAKYIGVTQEGPYKSDHYRY, encoded by the coding sequence ATGCGCGCAGCCGTCGATTTGAACACCTTCACCGACTACAAGGTCGCCGACATCAAGCTGTCCGAGTGGGGCCGCAAGGAGATCGCGATCGCCGAGACCGAGATGCCCGGTCTGATGGCCATCCGCGACGAGTACGCCAGGCAGCAGCCCCTCAAGGGCGCGCGCATCGCGGGCTCGCTGCACATGACCATCCAGACGGCGGTGCTCATCCAGACGCTCGAGGCGCTGGGCGCCGAGGTGCGTTGGGCCTCGTGCAACATCTTCTCCACCCAGGACCATGCCGCCGCGGCGATCGCCGCCGGGGGCACCCCCGTGTTCGCCTTCAAGGGCGAGACGCTCGAGCAGTACTGGGACTACACGCACCGCATCTTCGAGTGGGCCGACGGCGGCACGCCCAACATGATCCTCGATGACGGCGGCGACGCCACGCTCCTGCTGCACCTGGGCGCCAACGCGGAGAAGGACATCTCCGTGCTCGCCAAGCCCGGCAGCGAGGAGGAGACCATCCTCTTCACCGCCATCCGCAAGCGCCTGGCCACCCAGCCCGGCTGGTACTCCAAGACGCTCGCCAACATCCAGGGCGTCACCGAGGAGACCACCACGGGCGTGCACCGCCTGTACCAGATGGCCAAGGAGGGGCGGCTCAAGTTCCCCGCCATCAACGTCAACGACTCGGTCACCAAGTCCAAGTTCGACAACATCTACGGCTGCCGCGAGTCGCTGGTGGACGCCATCAAGCGCGCCACGGACGTGATGATCGCCGGCAAGGTGGCCGTGGTGTGCGGCTACGGTGAGGTGGGCAAGGGCTCGGCCCAGGCGCTGCGCGGGCTGCAGGCCCAGGTGTGGGTCACCGAGATCGATCCCATCTGCGCGCTGCAGGCGGCCATGGAAGGCTACCGCGTCGTCACCATGGAGTACGCCGCGGACAAGGCGGACATCTTCGTGTCCGCCACGGGCAACTTCCAGGTCATCACCCACGAGCACATGAAGCGGATGAAGAACAACGCCATCGTGTGCAACATCGGCCACTTCGACAACGAGATCGATGTGGCGAGCCTCAAGCAGTACACGTGGGACAACATCAAGCCCCAGGTCGACCACATCATCTTCCCGGACAAGAAGCGCATCATCCTGCTGGCCGAGGGCCGGCTGGTGAACCTGGGCTGCGGCACCGGCCACCCCAGCTACGTGATGAGCTCCTCGTTCGCCAACCAGGTGCTCGCGCAGATCGAGATCTTCACCAAGCCGGGCCACTACAAGCCGGGCGTGTACATGCTGCCGCGGCACCTGGACGAGAAGGTGGCCCGCCTGCAGCTCACCAAGCTGGGCGCGGAGCTCACCGAGCTCAGCGCCGAGCAGGCCAAGTACATCGGCGTGACCCAAGAGGGTCCGTACAAGAGCGACCACTACCGCTACTAG
- a CDS encoding trimeric intracellular cation channel family protein → MDLPSLSHFTPALLWLDIAGIAVFAISGALAAARLQQNLVTFAFFALITSTGGGTVRDLLLGVPVFWMHEPRVMAVGLGMAVLVWCTPARWWRGKALDWFDALGLAAYAVFGAAKALGHGIPALSAMVMGVVTACVGGILRDVLAGQPSILLRPEIYVTAAALAASLFVGLRQLGLPPLEASALAALAGFGLRALAIARGLSLPLYRG, encoded by the coding sequence ATGGACCTGCCCTCCCTCTCCCACTTCACCCCCGCGCTGCTCTGGCTGGACATCGCCGGCATCGCCGTGTTCGCCATCTCCGGCGCGCTCGCCGCCGCCCGGTTGCAGCAGAACCTGGTCACCTTCGCCTTCTTCGCCCTCATCACCAGCACGGGGGGCGGCACGGTGAGGGACTTGCTCCTGGGCGTGCCCGTGTTCTGGATGCACGAGCCGCGTGTCATGGCCGTGGGGCTGGGCATGGCGGTGCTCGTGTGGTGCACCCCCGCGCGCTGGTGGCGAGGCAAGGCGCTCGACTGGTTCGATGCCCTCGGGCTGGCCGCCTACGCCGTCTTCGGCGCCGCCAAGGCGCTCGGCCACGGCATCCCCGCGCTGTCCGCCATGGTGATGGGCGTCGTCACCGCGTGCGTGGGCGGCATCCTGCGCGACGTGCTCGCGGGCCAGCCCTCCATCCTGCTGCGCCCGGAGATCTACGTCACCGCGGCCGCGCTCGCCGCCTCGCTGTTCGTGGGCCTGCGGCAGCTCGGCCTTCCTCCCCTGGAGGCCTCCGCGCTCGCGGCCCTCGCGGGCTTTGGCCTGCGCGCCCTGGCCATCGCGCGCGGGCTGTCCCTGCCCCTCTACCGGGGTTGA
- a CDS encoding DcrB-related protein, whose translation MSASHVIRHGALVLSLPPGWFDASQVVAVGPEDNGFRANVVVSVEPAQPGETLTQFAARSLVALRGTQDITLVDERQATFGAHQGMLREYTFTLRGVKLAQLGFTVVKEQVGYTFTYTQRPERLAETRGVAETFFASARLESAAPAPGAPPSGSGLDSLW comes from the coding sequence ATGAGTGCTTCCCACGTCATCCGTCACGGCGCCCTGGTGCTGTCCCTCCCCCCGGGCTGGTTCGACGCGAGCCAGGTGGTGGCGGTCGGCCCCGAGGACAACGGCTTTCGCGCGAACGTGGTGGTGTCGGTCGAGCCCGCCCAGCCCGGCGAGACGTTGACGCAGTTCGCCGCGCGCTCGCTGGTGGCGCTGCGCGGGACCCAGGACATCACCCTCGTGGACGAGCGGCAGGCGACCTTCGGCGCCCACCAGGGCATGCTGCGCGAGTACACCTTCACCCTGCGGGGCGTGAAGCTCGCCCAGCTCGGTTTCACCGTGGTGAAGGAGCAGGTGGGCTACACCTTCACCTATACCCAGCGGCCCGAGCGGCTGGCCGAGACGCGGGGCGTGGCCGAGACGTTCTTCGCCTCCGCGCGCCTGGAGAGCGCGGCGCCCGCGCCCGGCGCACCGCCGTCCGGCTCGGGGCTCGACTCCCTCTGGTGA